GCTCCCGCCCCTCATCCTCTGAGAATTGACCAGGGGAGGGCATTAAAGGGAAATGGCATTCAGAGATCTTTAAGCTTACCCGCCCTTAAGGGCGAGGCTTTCAATCTTTTGTAATGATCATTTTAATAGACGTAGGCTAGAAGCGTCCCTCCAACTCCAGCCTCCTTCGCATCTATGTGGGAGAGGACCCCCTTTGATGTCGATAGGAAGAGGAGACCTATTTGCCGGGCCGGCAAGTATTTCTCCTCCCATGCCGGTATGTCGCGGCTATTTATGAAGAAGCGGGGCTTCACTGGGCCTATGGAGTTTATGCGGCCAAGGAGGCTGACCACGTACTTCCCGCCGCGACCATCATCTATGAACTCGACCTCTCCAACGTAGCCGTACTTCTGGAGGATGCGGAGAACGTTGCCGACCAACTTGGATGAGGGCCACACAACTACTTTACTGTAGCCTCGCGCCTCCGCGTTTCTTATCATTATCAATGCATTGGAAAGCACATCCAGCATTACCATATGGATCCAGCGGATCTAGCCGTTTATTAATTTTATGCTTCGCTTGAGGCGGCAAAATTTAAATACCAATCATTTACCCATGGCGTAATGAGCGATAAAAAGGAGGAGCAAGTGAGTGGGGAGGAGCTGCTTGTCCCGATTGAGAAGTACATGGCGGCCGGCGTTAGGCTTGGCGCTAAGATATCAAATAATTACCTAATTAAGCGGGGCTTCATATTCTCGGTGAGGCCCGATGGATTGAGGATATTTAATTTGAAGAAGATAGATGAGAGGATCAGGATAGCCGCTAAAATGATGACTAGGTATGACCCATCCAAGATCGTGGCCCACTCGGTCAAACCATATGGATTCAAGCCCATGGAGATGATGTGCAAGTTTGTGGGCTGCAAGGTCGTGGCCGGCAGATTTATTCCGGGCTCATTCACTAATCCATCCCTTGATAATTATATGGATGCGGAACTACTGATAATCGCGGATCCCAAGACCGATATCCAATCCCTTAAAGAAGCCGCGGCAACGGGTATACCGGTGATAGGGCTAGTGGATACCGATAATGACCCGAACTACATTGATTTAATGATTCCATGCAATAATAAAGGCAGGGGAAGCCTTGCCCTAATATTCTGGCTATTAACTAGACAAGTACTCAGGGAACGCGGCGAAATACCGCCCACAGGCGACTTACCAGTATCACCAGATGATTTTAAGGCCAAAGCCACCCCCCAGATCCAGTAGAGGGCTAGTAATTCCCAAG
The nucleotide sequence above comes from Thermocladium sp. ECH_B. Encoded proteins:
- a CDS encoding 30S ribosomal protein S8; amino-acid sequence: MVMLDVLSNALIMIRNAEARGYSKVVVWPSSKLVGNVLRILQKYGYVGEVEFIDDGRGGKYVVSLLGRINSIGPVKPRFFINSRDIPAWEEKYLPARQIGLLFLSTSKGVLSHIDAKEAGVGGTLLAYVY
- a CDS encoding 30S ribosomal protein S2; amino-acid sequence: MSDKKEEQVSGEELLVPIEKYMAAGVRLGAKISNNYLIKRGFIFSVRPDGLRIFNLKKIDERIRIAAKMMTRYDPSKIVAHSVKPYGFKPMEMMCKFVGCKVVAGRFIPGSFTNPSLDNYMDAELLIIADPKTDIQSLKEAAATGIPVIGLVDTDNDPNYIDLMIPCNNKGRGSLALIFWLLTRQVLRERGEIPPTGDLPVSPDDFKAKATPQIQ